A single genomic interval of Anabaena sphaerica FACHB-251 harbors:
- a CDS encoding phage tail protein produces the protein MVRNNSTNYELNYVTANRFYVEMQSNITASFSECGGIGVTIKKEVFYEGGVNEQQRVILSQPQFSDVTLKRGITDDLSFWEWISNVKIQRRNVNILLFNQAGETMQCWTLVAAVPIGWKAPALQASSTTVAIEELTLAYEGLKITKGGGGGGALNLSKRHTSGYFIT, from the coding sequence ATGGTAAGAAATAATAGTACGAACTACGAACTGAATTACGTTACAGCCAATCGTTTTTATGTAGAAATGCAAAGTAATATTACTGCTTCATTTAGTGAATGCGGTGGTATAGGCGTAACAATTAAGAAAGAAGTTTTTTATGAAGGTGGTGTCAATGAACAACAAAGAGTTATTTTAAGTCAACCTCAATTTTCTGATGTGACACTTAAAAGAGGTATTACTGATGATTTAAGTTTTTGGGAGTGGATAAGTAATGTTAAAATTCAACGCCGTAACGTGAATATTTTACTATTCAACCAAGCTGGAGAAACTATGCAGTGTTGGACACTAGTTGCGGCTGTTCCCATTGGTTGGAAAGCACCAGCATTACAAGCTTCTTCTACTACAGTAGCTATTGAAGAATTAACTCTAGCATACGAAGGATTGAAAATTACAAAAGGAGGAGGAGGAGGAGGTGCTTTGAATCTCTCTAAACGCCATACATCTGGATATTTTATTACCTAA
- a CDS encoding eIF2A-related protein → MEIWVNLEFGDGNFERGFSKNQLGVKTANAQGKITQIEVQLPADQEIPGFYQRWKEQYYSLLQNSRGSFKNNQITHISKANCGDDAESLRHRLHQWLYPIKSKLEQVLLPYPNPEIRLVIHTEKIVSEATKDILHRLPWQEWDLFAGNYSCEASVCFNTCDPTNTPPEQSLTIGKIRRARIISIFGDSTNIDTSIDQELLRQLQKRAAELIVLTEPNRSDFNALWEEAYDILFFAGHSETQGDGQTGIVNINPDDSLSLEEIKNTLRAAISKGLKLAIFNSCDGLGLARQLADLNLPYMIVWREVVPDKSAQRFLQYFLSSFSQGESLFNSVRQARDRLKELANDKDIEKQLPGVSWLPIICQNTIAPPANWEDLGGLSGQLPDCPYQGLSAFHQENADFFFGREKFIAKLAEAVNSHPLVPIIGASGSGKSSVVFAGLLPHLQAAGNIEIVSFRPGKNPFDALAIALSKYYHFLLQKPTKVSDNTIIRLTEIEFEVNLRHNERALSNLVENIIKSSESHHFVLVADQFEELYTLIDEAECHSFLNTLLFAVNHAPNFTLVLTLRADFLGIVLDYQPIGKALQQYTPLLLTPMEKEELRDAIEQPALKMKVELEEGLTSKLIDDVDNHPGRLPLLEFALTQLWSKQKNWYLTHQAYEEIGGLEKALAQQADQVFQSLSTNEKRQAERIFIQLVRPGEGTEDTRRIATRIEVKQENWSLVKRLADERLLVTGWDEIAGIETVEIIHEALIREWMTLREWIEINREFRIWQEIIKPEVRNWEKSNPHPDTLLQGMRLAIATDWYKQRGEQLTQSEQDFITASITRQQQEQRLQRRKQKLLISGLSSGLVLTLILAGAAWVQSQNARLNEIKAISLSSKALLASGLDFDALIEGLKASIKLNQATTNLTIHRLQEKKQIQNQVNLFLQEALYKVSERNRLERHKHEVTDISFSPDGKIIATASKDKTVKLWGLDGQEIITLQAHKDLVSSVRFSPTGNIIATASWDGNVKLWTREGKLIITLTGNKTKVNSFSFSPDGTIIATADANGYIKLWTEKGKLIKTFKGHDKPVLNITFSPNGNTIATASQDGIVKLWSLDGKLLRTFAGEQGHKNWVWSVNFSPDGQKIATASRDETAKIWNINGKLIKNLDAHTNAVTSVIFSPDGTQIATASADKTVKIWSESGQELQTLGGHQDWVWSVNFSPDGKILGTASKDGTAKLWQLKGKQHQIHQAHQDAIYSVSFSPDGQEYATASKDKTVKLWQSSGELIKTLTWDEGKFLKTPDSWWFTHISFSPNGQIIAAATSHGNVILWNRQGKEITTFQGHDKKWIWQISFSPDSNTIATAGHDGTIEIFNLDSKVIQRISAHKKSQDEDGEGVNSVTFSPDGKIIASAGWDKKVKLWKRKGKSITNIIEHEHNDGVHSVIFSPDGQMIATASEDKTVKLWTREGKLMSNLEGHTAGVFRVRFSPDSKKIATASLDKTVKLWSLEGKEIKTYKGHNDSVWSLNFSPDGHTLASADNAGKLILWDLSLDSNQLLIDGCSWVRDYWKNNPNVNESDRNFCKTVLN, encoded by the coding sequence ATGGAAATATGGGTAAATTTGGAGTTTGGCGATGGGAATTTTGAGCGCGGATTTAGTAAAAATCAACTTGGGGTGAAGACAGCCAATGCACAGGGGAAAATCACACAGATAGAAGTCCAATTACCCGCAGATCAAGAAATTCCAGGTTTTTATCAACGTTGGAAAGAACAATACTACTCGCTACTTCAGAATTCCAGAGGTAGTTTTAAAAATAACCAGATAACTCATATATCCAAAGCAAATTGTGGCGATGATGCAGAGTCTTTACGGCATCGACTTCATCAGTGGCTCTACCCTATCAAGTCAAAATTAGAACAAGTATTGCTTCCATACCCCAACCCCGAAATTCGTCTGGTTATCCACACAGAGAAAATTGTATCCGAGGCAACCAAGGATATCTTACATCGGCTACCTTGGCAGGAATGGGATTTATTTGCGGGAAATTATTCCTGTGAAGCATCTGTTTGTTTTAACACTTGTGATCCCACTAATACACCACCTGAACAATCACTTACTATTGGTAAAATTAGAAGAGCAAGAATCATTAGTATATTTGGAGACAGCACCAATATTGATACTAGTATAGATCAAGAATTACTAAGACAATTGCAGAAACGAGCAGCAGAACTTATAGTTCTTACAGAACCAAATCGTTCTGATTTTAATGCCCTCTGGGAAGAAGCTTACGATATCCTATTTTTTGCAGGTCATAGCGAAACTCAAGGTGATGGTCAAACAGGTATAGTTAATATTAATCCCGATGACAGTTTAAGCTTGGAAGAAATCAAAAATACTCTCAGGGCGGCAATTAGTAAAGGTTTAAAATTAGCAATTTTCAATTCTTGTGATGGACTAGGTTTAGCCAGACAATTAGCAGATTTAAATCTTCCCTACATGATTGTCTGGCGTGAAGTTGTACCTGATAAATCAGCACAAAGATTTCTCCAATATTTTTTAAGTTCTTTTTCTCAAGGCGAATCTTTATTTAACTCAGTTAGACAAGCAAGAGATAGACTCAAAGAACTTGCCAATGACAAAGATATTGAAAAGCAGCTACCGGGGGTAAGCTGGTTGCCAATTATTTGTCAAAATACCATAGCGCCTCCAGCGAACTGGGAAGATTTAGGAGGACTGTCTGGCCAACTTCCTGATTGTCCATACCAAGGGTTATCTGCATTTCATCAGGAAAATGCAGATTTCTTTTTTGGTAGAGAAAAGTTTATTGCTAAATTAGCAGAAGCAGTAAATAGTCATCCACTGGTCCCTATAATTGGTGCATCTGGCAGCGGAAAATCCTCTGTAGTTTTTGCAGGGTTACTTCCTCATCTACAAGCTGCTGGTAATATAGAAATAGTTAGTTTTCGTCCGGGAAAAAATCCGTTTGATGCTTTGGCGATCGCATTAAGTAAATATTATCATTTTTTGTTACAAAAACCAACAAAAGTATCAGACAATACTATCATCAGATTAACTGAAATCGAATTTGAAGTCAACTTGCGACATAACGAGAGAGCCTTATCTAATCTTGTTGAAAATATTATTAAGTCTTCAGAATCTCACCATTTTGTATTAGTAGCAGACCAATTTGAAGAACTTTACACTCTTATAGACGAAGCCGAATGTCACAGCTTTCTCAATACACTGTTGTTTGCAGTAAATCATGCACCTAACTTTACCTTAGTGCTGACCCTGCGAGCAGATTTTTTAGGTATAGTACTTGATTACCAACCAATAGGTAAGGCTTTGCAACAATACACCCCCCTGTTATTAACTCCAATGGAAAAGGAGGAATTACGAGATGCTATTGAACAACCAGCTTTAAAAATGAAGGTAGAATTAGAAGAGGGATTAACCAGTAAACTAATTGATGATGTGGACAATCATCCAGGTCGTTTACCTTTGCTAGAGTTTGCACTAACACAGCTTTGGTCAAAACAGAAAAATTGGTATTTAACACATCAAGCATATGAAGAAATTGGTGGTTTAGAAAAAGCTTTAGCACAACAAGCAGATCAAGTTTTTCAATCTCTATCTACAAATGAGAAACGACAAGCAGAAAGAATATTTATTCAGTTAGTACGTCCAGGGGAAGGAACAGAAGACACCAGACGTATAGCGACTCGTATTGAAGTAAAACAAGAAAATTGGAGTTTGGTGAAACGGTTAGCTGATGAACGCTTATTAGTAACTGGATGGGATGAAATTGCCGGAATAGAAACAGTAGAAATTATCCATGAAGCCTTAATTCGCGAATGGATGACTTTGCGCGAATGGATAGAAATTAACCGTGAATTTCGTATTTGGCAAGAAATAATTAAACCTGAAGTGCGTAACTGGGAAAAAAGCAATCCTCATCCCGATACATTATTACAAGGAATGCGGCTGGCTATAGCAACAGATTGGTATAAGCAACGAGGAGAACAATTAACACAATCTGAACAAGATTTTATTACTGCTAGTATTACAAGACAACAACAAGAGCAACGCCTACAGAGGCGTAAGCAAAAACTGCTAATTTCAGGACTCAGTAGCGGTTTAGTATTAACTTTAATACTCGCTGGAGCAGCTTGGGTTCAATCACAAAATGCGCGTTTGAATGAAATTAAAGCTATAAGTTTATCAAGCAAAGCTCTTTTAGCTTCAGGTCTAGATTTTGATGCCTTAATAGAAGGTTTAAAAGCATCCATAAAACTGAATCAAGCAACCACGAATTTAACAATACATAGACTTCAAGAAAAAAAACAAATTCAAAATCAGGTTAATCTTTTCTTACAAGAGGCACTTTATAAAGTTAGCGAACGTAATAGATTAGAAAGACATAAACATGAAGTCACAGATATTAGCTTTAGTCCTGATGGTAAAATTATTGCTACTGCTAGTAAAGATAAAACTGTTAAGCTTTGGGGTTTGGATGGGCAAGAAATTATCACCCTTCAAGCACATAAAGATTTAGTAAGTAGTGTAAGGTTTAGTCCCACAGGAAATATCATTGCCACAGCTAGTTGGGATGGAAATGTCAAACTTTGGACTAGGGAAGGTAAATTAATTATTACCCTGACAGGGAATAAGACAAAGGTTAATAGTTTTAGTTTTAGCCCTGACGGAACGATAATTGCTACGGCTGATGCCAACGGATACATTAAACTATGGACAGAGAAAGGTAAATTAATCAAAACCTTCAAAGGGCATGATAAACCTGTCTTAAATATAACTTTTAGTCCCAATGGTAATACTATTGCCACCGCTAGTCAGGATGGAATAGTTAAACTATGGAGCCTAGATGGAAAATTACTGCGAACCTTCGCTGGAGAGCAGGGACATAAAAATTGGGTTTGGAGCGTTAATTTTAGTCCAGATGGTCAGAAAATTGCTACCGCTAGTCGAGATGAAACAGCCAAAATTTGGAACATTAACGGCAAATTAATCAAAAATTTAGATGCTCACACAAATGCGGTTACTAGTGTGATTTTTAGTCCAGATGGAACACAGATTGCTACCGCCAGTGCAGACAAAACAGTAAAAATTTGGAGCGAATCTGGACAAGAACTCCAAACACTAGGTGGGCATCAAGATTGGGTTTGGAGTGTCAATTTTAGTCCTGACGGAAAGATACTTGGTACAGCCAGTAAAGATGGAACTGCTAAACTTTGGCAACTAAAAGGAAAGCAACATCAAATCCATCAGGCACATCAAGATGCTATTTATAGTGTGAGTTTTAGTCCGGATGGTCAAGAATATGCTACCGCTAGTAAGGATAAAACTGTTAAACTCTGGCAGTCTTCAGGTGAATTAATAAAAACTCTGACATGGGATGAAGGTAAATTTCTCAAAACCCCGGATAGTTGGTGGTTTACTCACATCTCTTTTAGTCCTAATGGACAAATAATTGCTGCTGCTACTAGTCATGGAAATGTCATACTTTGGAATCGTCAAGGAAAGGAAATCACAACTTTTCAAGGACATGATAAAAAATGGATTTGGCAAATAAGTTTTAGTCCTGATAGTAATACTATTGCCACTGCTGGACATGATGGTACTATTGAAATTTTCAACTTGGATAGTAAAGTCATCCAAAGGATTTCAGCACATAAAAAATCTCAAGATGAAGATGGGGAGGGCGTGAATAGTGTTACATTTAGCCCGGATGGAAAAATTATCGCCTCTGCTGGTTGGGACAAAAAAGTTAAACTTTGGAAGAGAAAAGGCAAATCAATCACAAATATTATAGAGCATGAGCATAATGATGGAGTTCATAGTGTTATTTTTAGTCCAGATGGCCAAATGATTGCTACTGCTAGTGAGGATAAAACAGTCAAACTTTGGACAAGAGAAGGTAAATTGATGAGCAACCTTGAGGGGCATACTGCTGGAGTCTTTCGTGTTAGGTTTAGTCCCGATAGTAAAAAAATTGCTACTGCTAGTTTAGATAAGACAGTTAAACTCTGGAGTCTTGAAGGTAAAGAAATAAAAACTTATAAAGGACATAATGATTCCGTCTGGAGTCTCAATTTTAGCCCTGATGGTCATACCCTGGCTTCAGCAGACAACGCTGGAAAATTAATTTTGTGGGATTTAAGCTTAGATTCAAATCAGCTACTAATTGATGGTTGCAGTTGGGTGCGCGATTATTGGAAAAATAATCCCAACGTGAATGAGAGCGATCGCAATTTTTGTAAAACAGTTTTAAACTAA
- a CDS encoding phage tail sheath family protein, whose translation MGRLDYFAPGVYVEEVDRGSRPIEGVQTNIGAFIGFSEAIRNGAEIGKPMLVTTWDQYLEYFARENSDGYTDFDAYLPFAVNGWFLNGGARCWVVSIGTQLPKPAEETIQPSPDSTALTLKTSGKRQSLQFSLKPETAEQGAVNVEILPGEPKTNTPTNPNAPVPVPAEFFTLRVKRDGEQLERFDNLTMNREVEEEIGTYAVTALQESEYVNVVDLTQTGLPLVRRPLDGQFEVSPPPVLPTQENLARYVQGDRNDRKGIQGLFEIDEVTIIACPDLMRAYEAELLDQDQVHGIMELMVGLCENSAPNPPNRMVVLDAPPDKVKPQQVSSWLLNDFQRRSMFAALYYPWLKVANPRKNGKPIFVPPCGHMMGVWSRTDETRGVYKAPANETPRGVIGLAYDCNFREQELLNPQGINCIRTFPGRGIKIWGARTLVEPEKTEWRYISVRRLMSYIEKSIELGTQWVVFEPNDQDLWARVRRTINNFLERLWREGALFGGTPEQAFYVKCDETINTPETMILGRLYVEVGVCPVRPAEFVIFRISQWTGQEDE comes from the coding sequence ATGGGCAGACTTGATTACTTTGCTCCTGGTGTATACGTCGAAGAGGTTGACCGTGGTAGTCGCCCCATCGAAGGGGTGCAAACCAATATTGGCGCATTTATTGGTTTTTCCGAAGCAATACGCAATGGTGCTGAAATCGGTAAGCCGATGTTGGTTACTACCTGGGATCAGTATCTAGAATATTTTGCTAGGGAAAATTCCGATGGTTATACAGACTTTGACGCTTATTTACCTTTTGCAGTCAACGGCTGGTTTTTAAATGGGGGCGCTCGCTGTTGGGTGGTTAGTATTGGTACGCAACTACCAAAACCAGCCGAAGAAACTATTCAACCGAGTCCTGACTCGACTGCACTGACCCTCAAAACTTCTGGAAAGCGCCAATCTTTGCAATTTAGCCTCAAACCAGAAACAGCAGAACAGGGTGCAGTAAATGTAGAAATTCTCCCAGGAGAGCCGAAAACCAACACACCTACTAACCCCAATGCTCCAGTCCCAGTCCCTGCGGAGTTTTTCACACTCAGAGTCAAACGGGATGGAGAACAACTAGAAAGGTTTGATAATCTCACCATGAACCGCGAGGTTGAGGAAGAGATTGGAACTTATGCAGTAACGGCGCTGCAAGAGTCAGAGTATGTAAATGTGGTTGACCTGACACAAACAGGACTCCCCCTGGTTCGTCGTCCTTTAGATGGGCAATTTGAGGTTAGTCCTCCTCCTGTATTACCTACCCAAGAAAACTTGGCTCGGTATGTACAAGGCGATCGCAACGACCGCAAAGGCATTCAAGGGCTATTTGAGATTGATGAAGTTACCATCATTGCCTGTCCTGACTTGATGCGAGCCTATGAAGCTGAACTTCTAGATCAAGATCAAGTCCACGGCATCATGGAACTGATGGTTGGTTTGTGCGAAAACTCAGCACCAAATCCACCCAACCGCATGGTAGTTCTAGATGCACCACCGGATAAAGTCAAACCCCAGCAGGTCAGCAGTTGGCTACTCAACGACTTCCAACGTCGCTCCATGTTCGCGGCTTTGTACTATCCCTGGCTGAAAGTTGCCAATCCCCGCAAAAACGGTAAACCAATTTTTGTCCCTCCCTGTGGTCACATGATGGGTGTGTGGTCGCGTACCGATGAAACCAGAGGTGTATACAAAGCACCAGCTAATGAAACTCCTCGCGGTGTGATCGGTTTAGCCTATGACTGTAATTTCCGCGAACAAGAATTATTGAACCCCCAAGGCATTAATTGTATCCGTACCTTCCCCGGTAGAGGAATCAAAATTTGGGGTGCAAGAACCTTAGTAGAACCAGAAAAAACGGAATGGCGCTATATCAGCGTTCGCCGTTTGATGAGCTACATCGAAAAATCTATCGAATTAGGTACTCAGTGGGTTGTATTCGAGCCAAACGATCAAGACTTATGGGCAAGAGTACGACGCACCATCAACAACTTCTTAGAACGGCTGTGGAGGGAAGGTGCATTATTCGGAGGCACACCAGAACAAGCATTCTATGTCAAATGTGACGAAACAATTAACACACCCGAAACCATGATTTTGGGTCGTTTGTATGTAGAAGTTGGTGTTTGTCCCGTCCGACCAGCAGAATTTGTCATCTTCCGTATTAGTCAATGGACTGGTCAAGAAGACGAATAA
- a CDS encoding substrate-binding domain-containing protein, translated as MKLNELVNSVGTRVREVTNFIRYPVENVSRIMRQRIQGEYDKIEVPFIGQEHDKKKQFVENTQSQSSAKNNRESTLPVRDNHLSNGSLAQKVELLLPPKSTNEIDILPLKRNDEIRGRRGRYRVNSNNPIKNLDRARLYEGTQVTNNKPILIKEYLLPEADFNLKEARKCKEQFEELAGVNLKKIGGQDFRLIIPWDAIAPRDERRCYLITEPIENSITLREYIEQKNCPMTSLQVREFLKQVLQTLWFLHNQKIRLPNGEVRYGLPHGNLSLNSILIVQNEEKSLAETPQFFIYLGDLALWEDLFQPRNLPSVNHSVNKDLSELGYLSFYLLLGGDKDPLFGQALNPKHEQHWSTVDDIYLKNFIQSLIGINSPFANAEQARQALLAAPFLPLLIDPQTEKKITEPQAKYAQIFNSRILIFCIISSVFGLILFLFIQALINKFFTGKPLILNASSFQYKKIKDVDIKGIPPSNFRYTASKSEGTWDSLIYYMNKNKRIKRTSLVSFGKTFEEELQQRGMALNLTYRPVSVINDNTFAMLKNKQTDFLIINLVNKFDNKLKANEFSYSTIAYDGIVIFVPFSDSQRSGSISEALKGKITFEQLRKLYTRQITSWQQLDKNLPDLKVQLYIPNEEEVINRFKAATFNNHPEGLKRFQELIATGEIIKQETRETLGKQILGDFENDRNAGIGFGLLSKVFGQCSVYPLSLGQPGKEIQTLIQKDGNDINPKTDLCNDKGSYYPNIDVFAQKKYPLGYEIVVVYPQSSGVSPVIAVGAKFAESLQTDEGQYLIRATGLVPIRKEN; from the coding sequence ATGAAACTAAATGAGCTAGTTAACTCAGTTGGTACTAGGGTAAGAGAAGTGACCAATTTTATTCGCTACCCTGTTGAAAACGTATCTCGAATCATGCGGCAAAGGATTCAGGGAGAGTATGATAAAATTGAGGTTCCTTTTATTGGTCAAGAACATGATAAAAAAAAGCAATTTGTAGAAAATACTCAATCTCAATCTTCTGCCAAAAATAATCGAGAAAGCACTCTACCTGTCAGAGATAATCATCTATCTAATGGATCATTAGCTCAAAAAGTAGAGTTGCTATTACCACCAAAATCAACAAATGAAATTGATATTTTACCTCTAAAAAGAAATGATGAAATTCGAGGACGTAGAGGCAGGTATAGAGTTAATAGTAATAATCCAATCAAAAATTTAGATAGAGCGAGGCTGTATGAAGGTACTCAAGTTACAAATAATAAACCAATTTTGATTAAGGAATATTTACTACCTGAAGCAGACTTTAATCTCAAGGAAGCAAGAAAATGTAAAGAACAATTTGAAGAATTAGCTGGTGTAAATCTCAAAAAAATTGGCGGACAGGATTTTCGCTTAATAATTCCTTGGGATGCGATCGCACCTAGAGATGAAAGACGCTGTTATCTCATTACTGAACCGATTGAAAATAGCATAACCCTAAGAGAATACATAGAGCAAAAAAACTGTCCTATGACTTCTCTACAGGTACGAGAATTTCTAAAACAGGTATTACAAACTTTGTGGTTTCTCCACAACCAAAAAATACGTTTACCCAATGGTGAAGTACGTTATGGTTTACCTCATGGAAATCTCTCACTTAATAGTATACTCATTGTCCAAAATGAAGAAAAATCTCTGGCTGAAACTCCGCAGTTTTTTATCTATTTAGGTGATTTAGCTCTTTGGGAAGATTTGTTCCAACCGCGCAATCTTCCAAGTGTTAATCATTCAGTTAACAAAGATTTAAGTGAATTGGGATATCTTAGCTTTTATTTATTATTAGGAGGAGATAAAGACCCCTTATTTGGACAAGCACTTAATCCTAAACATGAACAACATTGGTCAACAGTAGATGATATTTACCTCAAAAATTTTATTCAGTCTCTTATAGGTATTAACTCTCCTTTTGCTAATGCAGAACAAGCTCGTCAAGCCCTATTAGCAGCACCATTCTTACCCTTATTAATCGATCCACAGACCGAAAAAAAAATAACAGAACCTCAAGCAAAATATGCTCAAATATTTAATTCTAGAATTCTGATATTTTGTATAATTAGCAGTGTTTTTGGTTTGATATTGTTTTTATTTATACAGGCATTAATCAATAAATTCTTTACGGGAAAACCGCTTATTTTAAATGCAAGCTCTTTCCAATACAAGAAGATAAAAGATGTAGATATAAAGGGTATTCCACCCTCTAATTTTAGATATACGGCATCAAAATCGGAAGGAACGTGGGATTCATTAATATATTATATGAATAAAAATAAGCGTATTAAGCGTACTAGCTTAGTATCTTTTGGCAAAACATTTGAAGAAGAGCTTCAGCAACGTGGTATGGCATTGAATCTAACCTATCGACCTGTTTCAGTGATTAATGATAATACCTTTGCTATGTTGAAAAACAAACAAACTGATTTTTTGATAATCAATTTAGTGAATAAGTTTGACAACAAACTTAAAGCAAATGAATTTAGTTATTCAACAATTGCTTATGATGGCATAGTGATATTTGTACCCTTTAGTGATTCACAAAGAAGCGGAAGTATTTCTGAAGCTTTGAAGGGAAAAATTACTTTTGAACAATTACGTAAACTCTATACTCGTCAAATAACTTCTTGGCAACAACTAGATAAAAACTTACCAGATTTAAAAGTCCAACTCTATATACCGAATGAAGAAGAGGTAATAAATCGATTTAAAGCGGCCACATTCAATAATCATCCAGAGGGACTTAAACGTTTTCAAGAATTAATTGCAACAGGAGAAATTATAAAACAAGAAACAAGAGAAACACTAGGAAAGCAAATTCTGGGTGATTTTGAAAATGATAGAAATGCTGGTATTGGGTTTGGACTTTTAAGTAAAGTTTTTGGTCAATGCTCGGTTTATCCTTTAAGTTTAGGTCAACCTGGTAAAGAAATACAAACATTAATTCAAAAGGATGGTAATGACATAAACCCAAAAACTGATTTGTGCAATGATAAGGGAAGTTATTACCCAAATATTGATGTTTTTGCTCAAAAAAAATATCCTCTAGGATATGAAATTGTAGTAGTTTATCCCCAATCTTCTGGAGTTTCTCCAGTTATTGCAGTGGGGGCAAAATTCGCTGAAAGTTTACAGACTGATGAGGGACAATATTTAATACGTGCAACAGGCTTAGTACCGATTAGAAAAGAAAACTAG
- a CDS encoding phage tail protein, translating to MQNFPEILTSCRFYIELKLEGSLEPVDAYFLECKGFKNTQDVVEVCEVTPLQWGKAKSGQMVRTKVPGNFKANNITLRRGMTKSKTLWKWFEEVQTGNWAKQLRDGSLSIYNQSGEAEAIFQFRGAWPVSYMASDLLSNSTEIEVEEMEIAVEMFKREK from the coding sequence ATGCAGAACTTTCCAGAAATTCTTACCAGTTGCCGATTTTATATAGAACTAAAACTAGAGGGGAGTTTAGAACCAGTTGATGCTTACTTTTTGGAATGTAAAGGGTTCAAAAATACCCAAGATGTCGTAGAAGTTTGTGAAGTAACACCCTTGCAGTGGGGAAAAGCTAAATCAGGTCAAATGGTGAGAACTAAAGTTCCAGGAAATTTTAAAGCTAATAATATTACCCTCCGTCGGGGTATGACTAAATCCAAAACTTTGTGGAAGTGGTTTGAAGAAGTGCAAACAGGGAATTGGGCTAAACAACTTCGTGATGGTTCTTTGAGTATCTATAATCAGTCAGGAGAAGCAGAAGCAATATTTCAATTTCGGGGTGCTTGGCCTGTCAGTTATATGGCTTCTGATTTGCTATCCAATAGCACCGAAATTGAAGTTGAAGAAATGGAAATAGCTGTAGAAATGTTCAAACGAGAAAAGTAA
- a CDS encoding phage tail protein, with protein sequence MASTDELLVSCRFYFEAPGLQDKQIMEVSGLSAENPAAGGDKVLGSGKNAVNLRQAAPTQVKFTPVVIKVVATTNKDLYQWYEDCNKNDGGASQWKDNRKEASVTVYDQAGTMKARWELLNAYPTKYEGPKLEASSNDVANETITLVHEGLKRVPA encoded by the coding sequence GTGGCATCAACAGATGAATTATTAGTCAGTTGTAGGTTTTACTTTGAAGCTCCAGGGCTGCAAGATAAGCAAATCATGGAAGTTTCAGGTTTAAGTGCAGAAAATCCAGCCGCAGGAGGTGACAAAGTATTAGGTTCGGGCAAAAATGCCGTTAATTTACGTCAGGCCGCTCCTACTCAAGTCAAATTTACTCCAGTGGTTATTAAAGTTGTGGCAACCACTAATAAAGACCTTTATCAATGGTATGAAGACTGCAATAAAAATGATGGTGGTGCATCGCAATGGAAAGACAATCGTAAAGAAGCTTCAGTTACTGTCTATGATCAAGCTGGAACAATGAAAGCACGTTGGGAATTGCTGAATGCTTATCCCACAAAATATGAAGGACCTAAACTAGAAGCAAGCTCCAATGATGTAGCTAATGAAACTATTACATTAGTTCATGAAGGACTTAAACGAGTACCTGCATAG